A stretch of Lathyrus oleraceus cultivar Zhongwan6 chromosome 6, CAAS_Psat_ZW6_1.0, whole genome shotgun sequence DNA encodes these proteins:
- the LOC127097512 gene encoding O-fucosyltransferase 1 isoform X3, which translates to MLILMVGDRHLLRVLIGTVSICSSPPSKSNGYLRVRCNGGLNQQRTAISNAVLAARIMNATLVLPELDANSFWHDESGFHGIYDVEHFIQTLRFDVKIVESIPENEKNGKKKKIKAFQLRPPRDAPISWYTTDALKKMKEHGAIYLTPFSHRLAEEIDDPEYQRLRCRVNYHALRFKPNIMKLSESIVDKLRAQGPFMSIHLRFEMDMLSFAGCFDIFTPEEQKILKKYREENFAPKKLVYNERRAIGKCPLTPEEVGLILRALGFDNSTRIYLAAGELFGGDRFMNPFRSLFPRLENHSSVDHSEELVENTRGLAGSAVDYMVCLLSDIFMPTYDGPSNFANNLLGHRLYYGFRTTIRPDRKALAPIFIDRENGRMTGFNEAVRKVMLKTNFGEPHKRVSPESFYTNSWPECFCQTAPKNPADKCPPNYVLSVMHNELNKQATDTNSTKA; encoded by the exons ATGCTGATTCTGATGGTTGGAGACCGTCATCTACTCCGCGTTCTCATTGGCACCGTATCTATCTGTTCTT CTCCTCCGAGTAAGAGTAATGGCTATTTGCGTGTTCGATGTAATGGTGGGCTAAATCAGCAGCGTACTGCA ATCTCTAATGCTGTTCTTGCTGCACGGATCATGAATGCTACACTAGTGCTGCCTGAGTTGGATGCAAACTCCTTTTGGCATGATGAAAG TGGTTTCCATGGTATCTACGATGTTGAGCACTTCATCCAGACACTGAGGTTTGATGTAAAGATTGTAGAAAGCATTccagaaaatgagaaaaatggaaaaaagaagaaaataaagGCATTTCAG CTCCGCCCTCCTAGAGATGCTCCTATAAGTTGGTATACTACCGACGCACTCAAGAAAATGAAAGAACATGGTGCTATCTATCTTACTCCCTTTTCACACCGATTAGCTGAAGAAATTGACGATCCTGAGTACCAAAGGTTGAGGTGTAGGGTTAACTATCATGCTTTAAGATTCAAGCCAAATATTATGAAGTTAAGTGAATCAATAGTTGATAAGCTACGTGCCCAAGGGCCCTTCATGTCCATACATCTTCGGTTTGAGATGGATATGTTGTCATTTGCTGG ATGCTTTGATATATTTACACCCGAGGAGCAGAAGATTCTAAAGAAGTATCGAGAAGAAAATTTCGCACCTAAAAAACTTGTCTATAATGAAAGAAGAGCCATTGGAAAATGCCCGTTGACACCCGAGGAG GTTGGTCTTATTTTGCGTGCCTTGGGTTTTGACAATTCTACCAGGATATATCTTGCAGCTGGTGAATTGTTTGGCGGAGATCGATTTATGAATCCATTTCGAAGTTTATTCCCTAGACTTGAAAATCATTCTTCTGTAGATCACTCCGAAGAGCTTGTTGAGAACACAAGGGGATTGGCAGGTTCGGCTGTGGATTACATGGTCTGCCTTCTTTCTGACATTTTCATGCCAACCTATGATGGTCCAAGCAACTTTGCAAACAACCTCCTTGGGCATCGCCTTTATTACGGCTTCCGGACTACTATCAGACCTGACAGAAAGGCTCTTGCCCCCATCTTCATTGATAGAGAGAATGGACGAATGACCGGTTTTAATGAAGCTGTTAGGAAAGTCATGCTGAAAACAAACTTCGGTGAACCTCATAAGCGTGTTTCTCCTGAATCTTTCTATACTAATTCTTGGCCGGAATGCTTCTGCCAAACAGCACCAAAGAACCCAGCAGACAAATGTCCACCAAATTATGTTTTAAGTGTTATGCATAACGAATTGAATAAACAAGCTACAGACACAAACTCTACAAAAGCTTGA
- the LOC127097512 gene encoding O-fucosyltransferase 1 isoform X1, producing MRRAGLHRQHGRNVGGSGFKGMVAKLSIAAAVLLICTLSLFFSASRTSNVQSNFRREIRLEELWTNADSDGWRPSSTPRSHWHPPPSKSNGYLRVRCNGGLNQQRTAISNAVLAARIMNATLVLPELDANSFWHDESGFHGIYDVEHFIQTLRFDVKIVESIPENEKNGKKKKIKAFQLRPPRDAPISWYTTDALKKMKEHGAIYLTPFSHRLAEEIDDPEYQRLRCRVNYHALRFKPNIMKLSESIVDKLRAQGPFMSIHLRFEMDMLSFAGCFDIFTPEEQKILKKYREENFAPKKLVYNERRAIGKCPLTPEEVGLILRALGFDNSTRIYLAAGELFGGDRFMNPFRSLFPRLENHSSVDHSEELVENTRGLAGSAVDYMVCLLSDIFMPTYDGPSNFANNLLGHRLYYGFRTTIRPDRKALAPIFIDRENGRMTGFNEAVRKVMLKTNFGEPHKRVSPESFYTNSWPECFCQTAPKNPADKCPPNYVLSVMHNELNKQATDTNSTKA from the exons ATGAGGAG AGCTGGACTTCACAGGCAGCATGGAAGAAACGTCGGAGGATCTGGATTCAAAGGAATGGTTGCGAAGTTGTCAATTGCTGCTGCGGTACTCTTGATCTGTACGCTTTCATTGTTCTTCTCTGCATCAAGAACCTCAAATGTTCAATCCAATTTTCGCAGAGAG ATCCGTTTAGAAGAACTTTGGACCAATGCTGATTCTGATGGTTGGAGACCGTCATCTACTCCGCGTTCTCATTGGCACC CTCCTCCGAGTAAGAGTAATGGCTATTTGCGTGTTCGATGTAATGGTGGGCTAAATCAGCAGCGTACTGCA ATCTCTAATGCTGTTCTTGCTGCACGGATCATGAATGCTACACTAGTGCTGCCTGAGTTGGATGCAAACTCCTTTTGGCATGATGAAAG TGGTTTCCATGGTATCTACGATGTTGAGCACTTCATCCAGACACTGAGGTTTGATGTAAAGATTGTAGAAAGCATTccagaaaatgagaaaaatggaaaaaagaagaaaataaagGCATTTCAG CTCCGCCCTCCTAGAGATGCTCCTATAAGTTGGTATACTACCGACGCACTCAAGAAAATGAAAGAACATGGTGCTATCTATCTTACTCCCTTTTCACACCGATTAGCTGAAGAAATTGACGATCCTGAGTACCAAAGGTTGAGGTGTAGGGTTAACTATCATGCTTTAAGATTCAAGCCAAATATTATGAAGTTAAGTGAATCAATAGTTGATAAGCTACGTGCCCAAGGGCCCTTCATGTCCATACATCTTCGGTTTGAGATGGATATGTTGTCATTTGCTGG ATGCTTTGATATATTTACACCCGAGGAGCAGAAGATTCTAAAGAAGTATCGAGAAGAAAATTTCGCACCTAAAAAACTTGTCTATAATGAAAGAAGAGCCATTGGAAAATGCCCGTTGACACCCGAGGAG GTTGGTCTTATTTTGCGTGCCTTGGGTTTTGACAATTCTACCAGGATATATCTTGCAGCTGGTGAATTGTTTGGCGGAGATCGATTTATGAATCCATTTCGAAGTTTATTCCCTAGACTTGAAAATCATTCTTCTGTAGATCACTCCGAAGAGCTTGTTGAGAACACAAGGGGATTGGCAGGTTCGGCTGTGGATTACATGGTCTGCCTTCTTTCTGACATTTTCATGCCAACCTATGATGGTCCAAGCAACTTTGCAAACAACCTCCTTGGGCATCGCCTTTATTACGGCTTCCGGACTACTATCAGACCTGACAGAAAGGCTCTTGCCCCCATCTTCATTGATAGAGAGAATGGACGAATGACCGGTTTTAATGAAGCTGTTAGGAAAGTCATGCTGAAAACAAACTTCGGTGAACCTCATAAGCGTGTTTCTCCTGAATCTTTCTATACTAATTCTTGGCCGGAATGCTTCTGCCAAACAGCACCAAAGAACCCAGCAGACAAATGTCCACCAAATTATGTTTTAAGTGTTATGCATAACGAATTGAATAAACAAGCTACAGACACAAACTCTACAAAAGCTTGA
- the LOC127097512 gene encoding O-fucosyltransferase 1 isoform X2, translating into MRRQHGRNVGGSGFKGMVAKLSIAAAVLLICTLSLFFSASRTSNVQSNFRREIRLEELWTNADSDGWRPSSTPRSHWHPPPSKSNGYLRVRCNGGLNQQRTAISNAVLAARIMNATLVLPELDANSFWHDESGFHGIYDVEHFIQTLRFDVKIVESIPENEKNGKKKKIKAFQLRPPRDAPISWYTTDALKKMKEHGAIYLTPFSHRLAEEIDDPEYQRLRCRVNYHALRFKPNIMKLSESIVDKLRAQGPFMSIHLRFEMDMLSFAGCFDIFTPEEQKILKKYREENFAPKKLVYNERRAIGKCPLTPEEVGLILRALGFDNSTRIYLAAGELFGGDRFMNPFRSLFPRLENHSSVDHSEELVENTRGLAGSAVDYMVCLLSDIFMPTYDGPSNFANNLLGHRLYYGFRTTIRPDRKALAPIFIDRENGRMTGFNEAVRKVMLKTNFGEPHKRVSPESFYTNSWPECFCQTAPKNPADKCPPNYVLSVMHNELNKQATDTNSTKA; encoded by the exons ATGAGGAG GCAGCATGGAAGAAACGTCGGAGGATCTGGATTCAAAGGAATGGTTGCGAAGTTGTCAATTGCTGCTGCGGTACTCTTGATCTGTACGCTTTCATTGTTCTTCTCTGCATCAAGAACCTCAAATGTTCAATCCAATTTTCGCAGAGAG ATCCGTTTAGAAGAACTTTGGACCAATGCTGATTCTGATGGTTGGAGACCGTCATCTACTCCGCGTTCTCATTGGCACC CTCCTCCGAGTAAGAGTAATGGCTATTTGCGTGTTCGATGTAATGGTGGGCTAAATCAGCAGCGTACTGCA ATCTCTAATGCTGTTCTTGCTGCACGGATCATGAATGCTACACTAGTGCTGCCTGAGTTGGATGCAAACTCCTTTTGGCATGATGAAAG TGGTTTCCATGGTATCTACGATGTTGAGCACTTCATCCAGACACTGAGGTTTGATGTAAAGATTGTAGAAAGCATTccagaaaatgagaaaaatggaaaaaagaagaaaataaagGCATTTCAG CTCCGCCCTCCTAGAGATGCTCCTATAAGTTGGTATACTACCGACGCACTCAAGAAAATGAAAGAACATGGTGCTATCTATCTTACTCCCTTTTCACACCGATTAGCTGAAGAAATTGACGATCCTGAGTACCAAAGGTTGAGGTGTAGGGTTAACTATCATGCTTTAAGATTCAAGCCAAATATTATGAAGTTAAGTGAATCAATAGTTGATAAGCTACGTGCCCAAGGGCCCTTCATGTCCATACATCTTCGGTTTGAGATGGATATGTTGTCATTTGCTGG ATGCTTTGATATATTTACACCCGAGGAGCAGAAGATTCTAAAGAAGTATCGAGAAGAAAATTTCGCACCTAAAAAACTTGTCTATAATGAAAGAAGAGCCATTGGAAAATGCCCGTTGACACCCGAGGAG GTTGGTCTTATTTTGCGTGCCTTGGGTTTTGACAATTCTACCAGGATATATCTTGCAGCTGGTGAATTGTTTGGCGGAGATCGATTTATGAATCCATTTCGAAGTTTATTCCCTAGACTTGAAAATCATTCTTCTGTAGATCACTCCGAAGAGCTTGTTGAGAACACAAGGGGATTGGCAGGTTCGGCTGTGGATTACATGGTCTGCCTTCTTTCTGACATTTTCATGCCAACCTATGATGGTCCAAGCAACTTTGCAAACAACCTCCTTGGGCATCGCCTTTATTACGGCTTCCGGACTACTATCAGACCTGACAGAAAGGCTCTTGCCCCCATCTTCATTGATAGAGAGAATGGACGAATGACCGGTTTTAATGAAGCTGTTAGGAAAGTCATGCTGAAAACAAACTTCGGTGAACCTCATAAGCGTGTTTCTCCTGAATCTTTCTATACTAATTCTTGGCCGGAATGCTTCTGCCAAACAGCACCAAAGAACCCAGCAGACAAATGTCCACCAAATTATGTTTTAAGTGTTATGCATAACGAATTGAATAAACAAGCTACAGACACAAACTCTACAAAAGCTTGA